In Microbacterium sp. AB, a single genomic region encodes these proteins:
- the araA gene encoding L-arabinose isomerase has product MSRSIVPDLADHEVWFLTGSQHLYGEETLRQVAEQSQQVAQGLVDAPDVPVRVVWKPVLTGSDDIRRLVLEANADDRVIGLIAWMHTFSPAKMWISGLNALQKPLLHLHTQVNVALPYADIDMDFMNLNQSAHGDREFGYIETRLGIPRTTVVGHVSDPRVTARVGVWARAAAGRAAAQGLRLARFGDNMRFVAVTEGDKTEAEIRLGVQVNTWGVNELAEAVDAAAETDVDALVDEYLALYDVAEELRPGGERAASLRYGAQVEIGLRSFLEAGGFSAFTTSFEDLGALRQLPGLAVQRLMADGYGFGAEGDWKTAVLVRLAAVMGAGLPGGASLMEDYTYHLEAGSELILGAHMLEVSPSLTTSRPRLEVHPLGIGDREDPVRLVFTADAGPAVVVAMSDLRDRFRLVANVVENVDLPEPMPKLPVGHALWRPAPDLHTSAAAWLTAGAAHHTVMSTQVGVDVFRDFAKIAGIEFITIDDDTTLPAFERELRGNAVYHRVAQGL; this is encoded by the coding sequence ATGAGCCGCAGCATCGTCCCCGACCTCGCCGACCACGAGGTCTGGTTCCTCACGGGGAGCCAGCACCTCTACGGGGAGGAGACGCTCCGTCAGGTGGCCGAGCAGTCGCAGCAGGTCGCGCAGGGCCTCGTCGACGCGCCGGACGTCCCCGTGCGCGTCGTGTGGAAGCCCGTGCTCACGGGGTCCGACGACATCCGCCGGCTCGTCCTCGAGGCGAACGCCGACGATCGCGTGATCGGCCTCATCGCGTGGATGCACACCTTCAGCCCCGCGAAGATGTGGATCTCCGGCCTGAACGCGCTGCAGAAGCCCCTCCTCCACCTGCACACGCAGGTGAACGTCGCGCTGCCGTACGCCGACATCGACATGGACTTCATGAACCTGAACCAGTCGGCGCACGGCGACCGCGAGTTCGGGTACATCGAGACGCGCCTCGGCATCCCGCGCACGACCGTCGTCGGTCACGTGAGCGATCCGCGGGTGACCGCGCGCGTCGGCGTCTGGGCGCGCGCGGCCGCCGGGCGCGCCGCCGCGCAGGGGCTCAGGCTCGCCCGCTTCGGCGACAACATGCGCTTCGTCGCCGTGACCGAGGGAGACAAGACCGAGGCGGAGATCCGCCTCGGCGTCCAGGTCAACACGTGGGGCGTGAACGAGCTCGCCGAGGCCGTGGACGCCGCGGCCGAGACGGACGTCGACGCGCTCGTCGACGAGTACCTCGCGCTCTACGACGTCGCCGAGGAGCTCCGCCCGGGCGGGGAGCGCGCCGCGTCGCTGCGCTACGGCGCCCAGGTCGAGATCGGCCTGCGCTCGTTCCTCGAGGCCGGCGGGTTCAGCGCCTTCACGACGTCGTTCGAGGATCTCGGGGCGCTCAGACAGCTGCCCGGCCTGGCCGTACAGCGCCTCATGGCGGACGGCTACGGATTCGGCGCCGAGGGCGACTGGAAGACCGCCGTGCTCGTGCGCCTCGCGGCCGTCATGGGAGCCGGCCTCCCCGGCGGCGCGAGCCTCATGGAGGACTACACGTACCACCTCGAGGCCGGGAGCGAGCTCATCCTCGGCGCCCACATGCTCGAGGTCAGCCCCTCGCTCACGACCTCGAGGCCGCGCCTCGAGGTGCACCCGCTCGGGATCGGCGACCGGGAGGACCCCGTGCGCCTCGTCTTCACGGCGGATGCGGGGCCGGCCGTCGTCGTCGCGATGAGCGACCTGCGCGACCGCTTCCGCCTCGTCGCGAACGTCGTCGAGAACGTCGACCTGCCCGAGCCGATGCCGAAGCTGCCCGTGGGGCACGCCCTCTGGCGGCCCGCCCCCGATCTCCACACCTCGGCGGCGGCGTGGCTCACGGCGGGCGCCGCGCACCACACGGTCATGTCGACGCAGGTCGGCGTGGACGTGTTCCGCGACTTCGCGAAGATCGCCGGTATCGAGTTCATCACGATCGACGACGACACGACGCTGCCCGCGTTCGAGCGCGAACTGCGCGGGAACGCCGTGTACCACCGGGTCGCACAGGGTCTGTGA
- a CDS encoding cold-shock protein, translating to MSTQGTVKWFNSEKGFGFIAPDEGGSDVFAHYTAITASGYRSLEENQRVEFDIAQGPKGLQAENIQPL from the coding sequence ATGAGCACGCAAGGCACCGTCAAGTGGTTCAACTCGGAGAAGGGCTTCGGCTTCATCGCTCCCGATGAGGGCGGCTCTGACGTCTTCGCGCACTACACCGCAATCACCGCGAGCGGCTACCGCTCGCTCGAAGAGAACCAGCGCGTCGAGTTCGACATCGCCCAGGGTCCCAAGGGCCTCCAGGCGGAGAACATCCAGCCGCTGTAA
- a CDS encoding HAD hydrolase-like protein yields MSSTESPWSCILWDVDGTVADASAGILPRITAVLTDLGRTPPGADELSAWIGPPMLESFQVRGMLSPEEARDAVARYRALAARDGYASSVALYPGVADLIRDLHDAGVPQATASTKPENQVRAILEHYDLADRFASITGASSDPDSLDTKSIVLGRALERLVAAGVDVSRPVLVGDRHHDVDGAADHDVPVIFVRWGFGTPGEDEGAIAVVDDIDQLRALLLLSGQPGSA; encoded by the coding sequence ATGTCGTCGACGGAATCCCCCTGGTCCTGCATCCTCTGGGATGTCGACGGCACCGTCGCGGACGCATCGGCCGGCATCCTGCCGCGCATCACCGCCGTGCTCACCGACCTCGGACGCACGCCCCCCGGGGCCGACGAGCTCTCCGCGTGGATCGGCCCTCCCATGCTCGAGTCGTTCCAGGTCCGCGGCATGCTGAGCCCCGAGGAGGCCAGGGACGCCGTCGCCCGATACCGCGCCCTCGCCGCGCGCGACGGCTATGCGAGCTCCGTCGCGCTCTACCCGGGCGTGGCCGACCTCATCCGCGACCTCCACGACGCCGGCGTCCCGCAGGCGACGGCGAGCACGAAGCCCGAGAACCAGGTGCGCGCCATCCTCGAGCACTACGACCTCGCCGACCGGTTCGCCTCCATCACGGGCGCCTCCTCCGACCCCGACTCCCTCGACACGAAGTCGATCGTGCTCGGCCGCGCGCTGGAGCGGCTCGTCGCCGCGGGCGTCGACGTCTCCCGCCCCGTGCTCGTCGGCGACCGGCACCACGACGTCGACGGCGCCGCGGACCACGACGTGCCGGTGATCTTCGTCCGCTGGGGCTTCGGCACGCCGGGCGAGGACGAGGGGGCGATCGCCGTCGTCGACGACATCGACCAGCTGCGGGCTCTGCTGCTGCTCTCCGGGCAGCCCGGATCCGCCTGA
- a CDS encoding ROK family protein, whose protein sequence is MMRRGANLPSIGEFNQSVVLDAIRLSPGGVSRVEIAAQTGLSSQTVTNVARRLIAAGLIREGERLASGPGKPRTSMHLVPGARTAIGIHLDPSFITYTVVDLAGSVIARASTATPRVVSPDDVIESMARSVDALVDDAGIDRGQLLGIGIAAPGPLDLEAGTVNNPPLLDGWDDVALRDALGRALDLPAILEKDVTSATVGELWSSHDADRDDFAVFYLGTGVGLGLALDHSVRRGATSNLGDIGHVRVSDRGAICRCGNSGCLGDNIAPARLVRAAAERGVIALPDLSDHVSVAQAYAAVGEAARRDERAHTLVAEMAADIATAVVTIANMLDLSDIVFSGAFWNHISDVALPEIRRRVGDSRAYMLPHALRVSTSSLGADATAVGAGCQVLSSAFAPSDAQLVPRALA, encoded by the coding sequence ATGATGCGACGAGGCGCGAACCTCCCGTCGATCGGCGAGTTCAACCAGTCGGTCGTGCTCGACGCGATCCGGCTCTCCCCCGGCGGCGTCAGCCGGGTCGAGATCGCCGCGCAGACCGGGCTCTCGTCGCAGACCGTGACGAACGTCGCCAGGCGCCTGATCGCCGCCGGCCTCATCCGGGAAGGCGAGCGGCTGGCATCCGGCCCGGGCAAGCCGCGCACGTCCATGCACCTCGTGCCCGGCGCCCGCACCGCGATCGGCATCCATCTCGATCCGTCGTTCATCACCTACACGGTCGTGGACCTCGCGGGGAGCGTCATCGCCCGCGCGAGCACCGCCACGCCGCGCGTCGTGTCCCCCGACGACGTGATCGAGAGCATGGCGCGATCGGTCGACGCCCTCGTCGACGACGCCGGCATCGATCGCGGGCAGCTGCTCGGCATCGGCATCGCCGCACCCGGTCCGCTCGACCTCGAGGCCGGCACGGTGAACAACCCGCCCCTGCTCGACGGATGGGACGACGTCGCGCTGCGGGATGCGCTGGGGCGCGCCCTCGACCTCCCCGCGATCCTCGAGAAGGACGTCACCTCCGCCACCGTCGGCGAGCTCTGGTCGAGCCACGACGCCGATCGAGACGACTTCGCCGTCTTCTACCTCGGCACGGGCGTCGGGCTGGGGCTCGCGCTGGATCACAGCGTCCGCCGCGGCGCGACCTCCAACCTCGGCGACATCGGGCACGTCCGGGTCTCCGACCGGGGTGCGATCTGCCGATGCGGGAACAGCGGATGCCTGGGCGACAACATCGCCCCGGCCAGGCTCGTGCGGGCCGCGGCGGAGCGGGGCGTCATCGCGCTGCCTGACCTCTCCGACCACGTCTCGGTCGCGCAGGCGTACGCCGCCGTCGGCGAGGCGGCGCGCCGCGACGAGCGCGCGCACACGCTCGTCGCGGAGATGGCCGCCGACATCGCGACCGCCGTCGTGACGATCGCGAACATGCTCGACCTCAGCGACATCGTCTTCAGCGGCGCGTTCTGGAATCACATCTCGGACGTCGCGCTGCCGGAGATCCGCCGCCGCGTCGGCGACTCGCGGGCGTACATGCTCCCCCATGCGCTCCGGGTGTCGACCTCGTCGCTCGGCGCGGACGCGACGGCGGTCGGCGCCGGCTGCCAGGTGCTCAGCTCGGCGTTCGCCCCGTCGGACGCGCAGCTCGTGCCGCGCGCGCTCGCCTGA
- a CDS encoding extracellular solute-binding protein: MRRTTTSLALIGGGALLLSGCGGGGAGDADTIRVAYQKFGNFTQLDDLLHEVKTEFEETHDGLTVELVPIEAQQNDYFTKLALMNQSASTAPDVMYEDTFMIKSDVDAGYLAPLDDYVADWDDWDQFFDNAKQAGLGDDGALYGIPMGTDTRALWYNKELFAQAGLPVPWEPETWQDVLDAAATVKEALPGVIPLNVYSGKPQGEAAAMQGFEMLLYGTDDTLYDTDAAKWVTGSQGFVDALQFIADVYQGGLGPTPQQALDTNVATTVAAEWLPAGELAIALDGSWLSGTWLESGTTPWPEWNDVMAQAPMPTQNGQEPGATSMSGGWTLAMGSGTENPDAAWDFIALALNKDNSKGYDIANSQIAVRSDVADDPEYTAANASFEFFSSLVDVTHYRPATSDYAQISNEITVAMEAVMTGQQTPEEAAAAYDEAVIGIVGEESTQDG; the protein is encoded by the coding sequence ATGCGCAGGACGACGACGTCGCTCGCACTGATCGGGGGCGGCGCGCTGCTGCTCTCCGGCTGCGGAGGAGGCGGGGCGGGAGACGCGGACACGATCCGCGTCGCGTACCAGAAATTCGGGAACTTCACCCAGCTCGACGACCTCCTCCACGAGGTCAAGACGGAGTTCGAGGAGACGCACGACGGTCTCACGGTGGAGCTCGTCCCCATCGAGGCCCAGCAGAACGACTACTTCACCAAGCTCGCCCTCATGAACCAGTCGGCGTCGACGGCGCCGGACGTCATGTACGAGGACACGTTCATGATCAAGTCGGACGTCGACGCCGGCTACCTCGCGCCGCTCGACGACTACGTGGCCGACTGGGACGACTGGGACCAGTTCTTCGACAACGCCAAGCAGGCGGGCCTCGGAGACGACGGCGCGCTCTACGGGATCCCGATGGGCACCGACACGAGGGCGCTCTGGTACAACAAGGAGCTGTTCGCGCAGGCCGGTCTCCCCGTCCCCTGGGAGCCGGAGACCTGGCAGGACGTCCTCGACGCCGCGGCGACGGTCAAGGAGGCGCTGCCCGGGGTCATCCCGCTCAACGTCTACTCCGGCAAGCCCCAGGGGGAGGCCGCCGCGATGCAGGGCTTCGAGATGCTCCTGTACGGCACGGACGACACCCTCTACGACACCGACGCCGCGAAGTGGGTCACGGGCTCGCAGGGGTTCGTGGACGCGCTTCAGTTCATCGCCGACGTCTACCAGGGCGGGCTCGGGCCGACGCCGCAGCAGGCCCTCGACACCAACGTCGCCACGACCGTCGCGGCCGAGTGGCTTCCGGCGGGCGAGCTCGCGATCGCCCTCGACGGGTCGTGGCTGAGCGGCACCTGGCTCGAGTCGGGCACGACGCCGTGGCCCGAGTGGAACGACGTCATGGCGCAGGCGCCCATGCCGACGCAGAACGGCCAGGAGCCGGGCGCCACGAGCATGTCGGGCGGGTGGACGCTCGCGATGGGATCGGGCACGGAGAATCCGGACGCCGCGTGGGACTTCATCGCGCTCGCGCTGAACAAGGACAACTCGAAAGGCTACGACATCGCCAACAGCCAGATCGCCGTGCGGTCCGACGTCGCGGACGACCCGGAGTACACGGCCGCCAACGCGTCGTTCGAGTTCTTCTCGTCGCTCGTCGACGTGACGCACTACCGCCCGGCGACGAGCGACTACGCGCAGATCTCCAACGAGATCACCGTCGCGATGGAGGCCGTGATGACCGGGCAGCAGACTCCGGAGGAGGCCGCGGCAGCGTACGACGAGGCCGTGATCGGCATCGTCGGCGAGGAGAGCACGCAGGATGGCTGA
- a CDS encoding carbohydrate ABC transporter permease, with protein sequence MADSSSETALVVGVDPRRRRGGPLPRGGTARRDAVRALPLLPAVVLLAVFLLGPVVSSFYGAFTNASLRGAAARSTEFVGLRNYVDLFSDPDFPKSVLLTLVFLIGSAILGQNVLGMVLAVAMRSSARPVRGIVSTIVVGAWVLPEIVASFAAYAFFAQDGTLNALLGLVGVEGPSWLYDAPMMSVILANVWRGTAFSMLVYSAALSDVPPEITESAEVDGARGWQRFAYITVPMIRRSISTNLMLTTLQTLSVFTLVYVMTGGGPGTDSSTLPVLAYQEAFRFSELGLGTAIATILLVVGGVFSVVYIRALRPEAD encoded by the coding sequence ATGGCTGACTCCTCCTCCGAGACCGCCCTCGTCGTCGGCGTCGACCCGCGCCGGCGACGGGGCGGGCCCCTGCCCCGCGGCGGCACGGCCCGGCGCGACGCGGTGCGTGCCCTGCCCCTGCTCCCGGCCGTGGTGCTCCTCGCGGTCTTCCTGCTCGGTCCCGTCGTCAGCTCGTTCTACGGCGCCTTCACGAACGCCTCGCTCCGGGGCGCGGCCGCGAGGAGCACCGAGTTCGTGGGCCTGCGGAACTACGTCGACCTCTTCTCCGATCCCGACTTCCCGAAGTCGGTGCTCCTCACGCTCGTCTTCCTCATCGGCTCGGCCATCCTGGGGCAGAACGTGCTCGGGATGGTCCTCGCCGTCGCGATGCGGTCCTCCGCGAGGCCCGTGCGGGGCATCGTCTCGACGATCGTCGTGGGGGCGTGGGTGCTGCCCGAGATCGTCGCGTCCTTCGCGGCATACGCGTTCTTCGCGCAGGACGGGACGCTCAACGCGCTCCTCGGCCTCGTGGGCGTCGAGGGGCCGTCGTGGCTCTACGACGCGCCCATGATGTCCGTCATCCTCGCGAACGTCTGGCGCGGGACGGCGTTCTCGATGCTCGTGTACTCCGCCGCGCTCTCCGACGTGCCGCCCGAGATCACCGAGTCGGCGGAGGTGGACGGCGCGCGCGGATGGCAGCGCTTCGCCTACATCACGGTGCCGATGATCCGTCGCAGCATCTCGACGAACCTCATGCTCACGACGCTGCAGACGCTCTCGGTCTTCACGCTCGTCTACGTGATGACGGGCGGCGGTCCGGGGACCGACTCGTCGACGCTGCCCGTCCTCGCCTACCAGGAGGCCTTCCGGTTCTCCGAGCTCGGGCTCGGCACGGCGATCGCGACCATCCTGCTCGTCGTCGGGGGCGTCTTCTCCGTCGTGTACATCCGTGCGCTCCGGCCGGAGGCGGACTGA
- a CDS encoding carbohydrate ABC transporter permease yields the protein MSLALTSPRGRGLRITANLVLALIGVAFLLPMVWLLLASFDRSATLSVGLPSEWTLENFTAVMTWDLAFRPLLNSLILAGGCAVITVVVSVLAAYPLSRYRLRINPPFLYGVLFGTCLPITAMMVPVYMLFVWFDLIDSIAGTVLFLAATSLPMAIWMTKNFMDSVPISLEEAAWVDGASMMTTLVRVVMPLMRSGIGVVFIFVFMQAWGNFFVPFVLLLSPDRQPAAVSIFSFFGQYGAVAYGQLAAFSLLYSLPVLALYVLVTRLSGGSFALAGAVKG from the coding sequence ATGTCGCTCGCCCTCACCTCGCCGCGCGGCAGGGGCCTGCGGATCACCGCGAACCTCGTCCTCGCGCTCATCGGCGTCGCGTTCCTGCTCCCGATGGTCTGGCTGCTGCTGGCGTCGTTCGACCGCAGCGCGACCCTGTCCGTCGGGCTGCCGTCGGAATGGACGCTCGAGAACTTCACGGCCGTGATGACCTGGGACCTCGCGTTCCGGCCGCTCCTCAACAGCCTGATCCTGGCGGGCGGATGCGCCGTCATCACCGTCGTCGTCTCCGTTCTCGCCGCCTATCCGCTCTCGCGGTACCGGCTGCGGATCAACCCGCCCTTCCTCTACGGCGTGCTCTTCGGGACGTGCCTGCCGATCACGGCGATGATGGTGCCGGTCTACATGCTGTTCGTGTGGTTCGACCTCATCGACTCGATCGCGGGGACCGTCCTCTTCCTCGCGGCAACGTCGCTGCCGATGGCCATCTGGATGACGAAGAACTTCATGGACTCGGTCCCGATCTCCCTCGAGGAGGCGGCCTGGGTCGACGGCGCCTCCATGATGACGACGCTCGTGCGCGTCGTCATGCCGCTCATGCGGTCGGGCATCGGCGTCGTGTTCATCTTCGTCTTCATGCAGGCGTGGGGGAACTTCTTCGTCCCGTTCGTGCTGCTGCTGAGCCCCGACCGTCAGCCCGCGGCGGTGAGCATCTTCTCCTTCTTCGGGCAGTACGGCGCCGTCGCCTACGGGCAGCTCGCCGCGTTCTCGCTCCTCTACTCGCTCCCCGTGCTCGCGCTGTATGTTCTCGTCACCCGGCTCTCGGGCGGCTCGTTCGCCCTCGCGGGCGCGGTCAAGGGCTGA
- a CDS encoding alpha-mannosidase, protein MHDDSALVEARIARTHRDRIAPAIRSPRAPVAVEAWEAPGEPVPFAEAAGRAFSPLERGEPWGRPWGTTWLRVRGSLPGGWRERVEAGTHEAELVVDLGFTPGQPGFQSEGLVYTPQGSVLKGLEPLNDWIALPAGEDGFEVYIEAASNPDVGSDWSFRPTPVGDRATAGDDPLYRFGGVEVVLRDRAVFALDRDWTTLAGLLAVLPERSPRRAGVLRALERASDALDPDDVAGSAADARAALAPALASSATGSAHRVAAVGHAHIDSAWLWPVRETVRKCARTFSNVLDLMDRYPDFVFAASSAQQYLWMQESYPEIFDRIRARVAEGRWVPVGGMWVESDTNMPGGEALARQFVAGKGYFLRELGVETTEVWLPDSFGYSAALPQIVAASASDSFLTQKISWNETNVMPHHTFLWEGIDGSRVFTHFPPVDRYNSDLGAVDLDRAERQHAERGISDLSLVPFGFGDGGGGPTREMIETAHRKRDLEGSPRVELTRPDDFFAQAKAELPAPSTWSGELYLEFHRGTYTSQARTKAGNRRSEHLLREAELWAATAAVRHGAAYPADRLRDLWRTVLLQQFHDILPGSSIAWVHQQAEEEYARVAAELEEIVDASLDVLAGGTPPPDDGTSGREDVVFNAAPVTVDGVAAMAAGHPGARPRAGVSRTDDGFVLEGEGIRVVVDARGEIVSLIDTATGREAIAPEGRGNVLQLFRDTPNQWDAWDLDHHFNRTPQGASRVSSARIEGDAVVVEHEIGRSAVTQRLRIAPHGLAVDIETTVDWHERQKLLKLSFDVDVLADTAASEIQFGHVRRPVHANTSWDAARFETVAHRWLHVDEPGFGVTLANDRVYGHDVTRRERAGGGGTTRVRESLLRAPVFPDPSADQGVHVFRHALSTGGILDAVAEGYRLNLPTRSRRGGPVEPLVRVEGAPSVLVEAVKLAEDGSGDVVVRLYEARGGRARGRLVPGFAAAGAVRTDLLERPLDHRPDDALALDLRPFELVTVRIGRA, encoded by the coding sequence ATGCACGATGACTCCGCCCTCGTCGAGGCGAGGATCGCCCGGACCCACCGCGATCGCATCGCCCCGGCCATCCGGTCGCCGCGCGCTCCCGTCGCCGTCGAGGCCTGGGAGGCGCCCGGCGAGCCCGTGCCGTTCGCGGAGGCGGCCGGGCGGGCGTTCTCCCCCCTCGAACGCGGGGAGCCGTGGGGCAGGCCCTGGGGCACGACGTGGCTCCGGGTGCGCGGCTCCCTGCCCGGCGGATGGCGGGAGCGCGTGGAGGCGGGCACCCACGAGGCGGAGCTCGTCGTTGACCTCGGCTTCACCCCGGGGCAGCCGGGCTTCCAGTCGGAGGGGCTCGTCTACACGCCGCAGGGAAGCGTCCTGAAGGGACTCGAGCCGCTCAACGACTGGATCGCGCTCCCGGCGGGCGAGGACGGGTTCGAGGTCTACATCGAGGCGGCGTCGAACCCCGACGTCGGGTCGGACTGGTCGTTCCGCCCGACGCCCGTGGGCGACAGGGCGACGGCGGGCGACGACCCCCTCTACCGCTTCGGCGGCGTCGAGGTCGTGCTGCGCGACCGCGCGGTCTTCGCGCTCGACCGCGACTGGACGACGCTCGCGGGGCTCCTCGCCGTGCTGCCGGAGCGCTCGCCGCGGCGGGCGGGCGTCCTGCGTGCGCTCGAACGCGCGTCCGACGCGCTCGACCCCGACGACGTCGCCGGCTCGGCGGCGGACGCGAGGGCGGCGCTCGCCCCCGCACTCGCGTCGTCCGCGACCGGCTCGGCGCACCGCGTCGCGGCCGTCGGACACGCGCACATCGACTCCGCCTGGCTCTGGCCCGTGCGCGAGACCGTCCGCAAGTGCGCGCGGACGTTCTCGAACGTGCTCGACCTCATGGACCGGTATCCGGACTTCGTCTTCGCGGCCTCGTCGGCGCAGCAGTACCTGTGGATGCAGGAGAGCTACCCGGAGATCTTCGACCGCATCCGCGCGCGTGTGGCGGAGGGTCGGTGGGTTCCCGTGGGCGGGATGTGGGTCGAGTCGGACACGAACATGCCGGGCGGGGAGGCCCTCGCACGGCAGTTCGTCGCGGGCAAGGGGTACTTCCTCCGCGAGCTGGGGGTCGAGACGACCGAGGTCTGGCTGCCCGACTCGTTCGGCTACTCGGCCGCGCTGCCGCAGATCGTGGCAGCCTCGGCGTCGGACAGCTTCCTCACGCAGAAGATCTCGTGGAACGAGACGAACGTGATGCCGCACCACACCTTCCTCTGGGAGGGCATCGACGGCAGCCGGGTCTTCACGCACTTCCCTCCCGTCGACAGGTACAACTCCGACCTCGGCGCCGTCGATCTCGACCGGGCGGAGCGTCAGCACGCGGAGCGGGGCATCAGCGACCTCTCGCTCGTGCCGTTCGGCTTCGGCGACGGCGGAGGCGGGCCGACGCGCGAGATGATCGAGACGGCGCACCGCAAGCGCGACCTCGAGGGGTCGCCGCGCGTCGAGCTGACGCGCCCCGACGACTTCTTCGCGCAGGCGAAGGCGGAGCTGCCGGCTCCGTCGACGTGGTCGGGCGAGCTGTACCTGGAGTTCCATCGGGGCACGTACACCTCGCAGGCCCGGACGAAGGCGGGCAACCGCCGCAGCGAGCACCTGCTGCGCGAGGCCGAGCTGTGGGCGGCGACGGCCGCCGTGCGCCACGGCGCCGCCTACCCTGCCGACCGGCTGCGCGACCTCTGGCGCACGGTGCTGCTGCAGCAGTTCCACGACATCCTCCCCGGCTCCTCGATCGCCTGGGTGCATCAGCAGGCGGAGGAGGAGTACGCCCGTGTCGCCGCGGAGCTCGAGGAGATCGTCGACGCGTCCCTCGACGTGCTCGCGGGCGGAACACCGCCGCCGGACGACGGCACGTCCGGGCGGGAGGACGTCGTCTTCAACGCGGCGCCGGTGACCGTCGACGGCGTGGCGGCGATGGCCGCGGGGCATCCGGGTGCGCGGCCCCGGGCCGGGGTCTCGCGGACGGACGACGGCTTCGTGCTCGAGGGCGAGGGGATCCGCGTGGTCGTCGACGCCCGCGGCGAGATCGTCTCGCTCATCGACACGGCGACGGGCCGTGAGGCGATCGCCCCCGAGGGCCGCGGCAACGTCCTGCAGCTCTTCCGCGACACCCCCAACCAGTGGGACGCGTGGGATCTCGACCACCACTTCAACCGCACGCCGCAGGGCGCCTCCCGGGTCTCGTCGGCGCGGATCGAGGGCGACGCCGTCGTCGTCGAGCACGAGATCGGCCGGTCGGCCGTGACGCAGCGCCTCCGCATCGCGCCGCACGGCCTCGCCGTCGACATCGAGACGACGGTGGACTGGCACGAGCGCCAGAAGCTGCTGAAGCTCTCCTTCGACGTCGACGTGCTGGCCGACACCGCGGCATCCGAGATCCAGTTCGGGCACGTCCGCCGTCCCGTCCACGCCAACACGTCGTGGGACGCCGCGCGCTTCGAGACGGTGGCGCACCGCTGGCTGCACGTGGACGAGCCGGGCTTCGGCGTGACGCTCGCCAACGACCGCGTCTACGGCCATGACGTGACACGCCGCGAGCGGGCGGGCGGCGGCGGGACGACGCGCGTGCGGGAGTCGCTCCTGCGCGCGCCGGTCTTCCCCGACCCCTCGGCCGATCAGGGCGTGCACGTCTTCCGCCACGCGCTGTCGACCGGCGGCATCCTCGACGCCGTCGCGGAGGGCTACCGCCTGAACCTGCCGACGCGCTCCCGCCGCGGCGGGCCCGTCGAGCCGCTCGTGCGGGTGGAGGGCGCACCGTCGGTGCTCGTGGAGGCCGTGAAGCTCGCGGAGGACGGATCGGGGGATGTCGTCGTGCGGCTCTACGAGGCGCGCGGGGGACGTGCGAGGGGGCGGCTCGTCCCGGGCTTCGCCGCCGCCGGGGCGGTGCGCACCGACCTGCTGGAGCGGCCTCTCGACCACCGGCCCGACGACGCGCTCGCTCTCGACCTGCGCCCCTTCGAGCTCGTGACCGTGCGGATCGGCCGGGCGTAG
- the nucS gene encoding endonuclease NucS, translated as MRLVIARCSVDYTGRLHAHLPLATRVLMHKGDGSLLVHSDGGSYKPLNWMSPPCRLDVVAPDEELSSAGVVEVWKVTHQKTGDALTVRIHEIVSDTRHDLGVDPGLIKDGVESDLQRLLAEQVDLISVGATLVRREYPTAIGPVDLLVRDAAGVAIAVEVKRRGDIDGVEQLTRYLELLGRDPHLAPVQGVFAAQEIKPQARVLAEDRGIRCLTLDYDEMKGIESGVPRLF; from the coding sequence GTGCGTCTCGTCATCGCCCGCTGCTCCGTCGACTACACCGGTCGGCTCCATGCGCATCTGCCCCTCGCCACCCGCGTGCTCATGCACAAGGGCGACGGCAGCCTGCTCGTCCACTCGGACGGCGGCTCCTACAAGCCGCTCAACTGGATGAGCCCGCCCTGCCGCCTCGACGTCGTGGCTCCCGACGAGGAGCTCTCGTCGGCGGGCGTCGTCGAGGTGTGGAAGGTGACGCACCAGAAGACGGGCGACGCCCTCACCGTGCGCATCCACGAGATCGTGAGCGACACGCGACACGACCTCGGCGTCGACCCCGGCCTCATCAAGGACGGCGTCGAGTCGGACCTGCAGCGGCTGCTCGCGGAGCAGGTCGACCTCATCTCCGTCGGCGCGACGCTCGTCCGCCGCGAGTACCCCACCGCGATCGGTCCCGTCGATCTGCTCGTGCGCGACGCAGCGGGCGTCGCCATCGCCGTCGAGGTCAAGCGACGGGGAGACATCGACGGCGTCGAGCAGCTCACGCGGTACCTGGAGCTGCTCGGCCGCGACCCGCATCTCGCCCCCGTGCAGGGCGTGTTCGCCGCGCAGGAGATCAAGCCGCAGGCCCGCGTGCTCGCCGAGGATCGCGGCATCCGCTGCCTCACCCTCGACTACGACGAGATGAAGGGCATCGAGTCGGGCGTGCCGCGGCTGTTCTGA